The genomic stretch ACAACGGTTTCAAAGGTTGTTGGCCAAAAGGAAAGCAACAGGTGATAGAGAGAGATCGATTTCAATCAGTCCTCTATGTTCTTGTTTGATGGAGCTAACAAGTTGGAGTGTACGTGATGACAACTCAAGATAATTCACAAGTCAAAAGGTAGGATGGGCTTGGTATTCTTCACCTACTTCATTTTTTAGTAAATTATCTTAATGATGGACCCGAAGAAGCTTTCAATTACATATCAAAAAACGAGTGAAAACTGacgtaaatttatatttttatttaagatgGTAGAGTCATGTATATTTGgtgaaagaatccaaaaaaaCATAAAATCTGAAAATTTCAAAGAAAATTACTAGTGTAGGACTCCAAATAGTATAAATAACTTTAAGCAGTTTAGAGATAGATACAGAAGATGCTCTGAAAAGTAATCTAACTTTTATTACCAAGATACGTCATAATGAGGAACTTTTATTGATTCTAAAATTGTAAGGGAGTAAAGAGAGGTTAATCGTGGACCAAGGATATCTCAATGTTTAGATCTTTTATAGGAAAGATCTTTTATAGGAAATAAGTCAGCAAAGAACTCAATAGAAGTATTATTTTATCTGTAAAACTGAGAGAcatagataatatttttttatgtgaaatgtacataaaatatcatcgagtTTAAAAATGATCGTGTGTAAATTAAATGATATGTGACTAGTGTGATCAAATTTTGGTATCATCTCTAACGATGATATGTTCATTCCTACCATAGTCAGTATGGATGGATATATTCATAGGTCAAAGATTTTGTAATGTGAAGCGTCAAAGCCAACGATTTAGTTGCCTTGATGAGTAGTTAAACGGTTATGATGTTTGCTCGAGAGCAATTAGATGTGACGTTGGGCTTTGGTCGAGATCAACTTAGTTTTGTTGTATGGcaactttatcacacaattggcaGTTGACACTTCACAGATTGTTATTATTACAACATTAGGACTTGTGATAGTAATTATTGGGGTTGAAGTTGTTTCCTGGATTTTCTTTGGGAGACTTCTTATTTGACCTTCGTTCTTATCATGTTAGTTGCCTTTTCCTTTAAACTTTTAGTTGAACTAGGTTGTAATTACTAGTcttatcttcttttcttctcgTTTCAAATATATTTCATGATCAAACAGTTTGTTCTACAATTCTTCAAATAACATCGGTGAGTCATACACTTGAATTATAACTATCAGCTACTTAATTTTCATTTCTTAGGTCATTGGGGTATCGACAATGATTTTTTCATCACTAAAATAATAACCTATTAAGGTCAAACcatctataatatttttttaaatttcaataGTTACCACTTGGGCGACTACAATGGGGGGGGACCTCAACTCTCTTTTAGTAGAAGTAATCGATAAAGAAGAGAAGGTTGAGGATGCCGTCAACATGGTAGAGAGAAGACGATAAATACACCATTGAAGAATTCAACGAGGAATAAGTCAAGAAAAACTTTTGCCTGTAAAGAACCCCAAGATAGGTAGCGCCTTCCGTTCTCCAAGAATCATACAGGTTTGATGGGTGAGAAGGAGAAGAGGGCGATGTTGTGGTAGTTGTCTTAGGAGAGAGAGATCATTGTCCCGAAGTAATAATAGGAGACATATACTTACTTAAAGCAAAAGGGTTATGATACCATGAAATAGATATTACAATTTGAATAATGCATCAATGATATGTTGAAGACGTATGTCGATCATTTCTTTGTTGGTGGGAGAGATGAAGATACAGTCATAGATAAGAGAGTGTCTTAACGAATATGAAGAGTGGGAGGTGTTGTAGATACAGTGTCTTACGAAAGCAACGAATATGAAGAAAAAGAGTCTTAAAAGACGAAGATACAGTGTCTTCTGAAGGTAATAAATACGAAGAAAAGGAGTCTGAAAAGACTAAAAGTCATGTTTACAGTGCTCCACTTATTTCCTCAAAAGATAAAAAGTCTAATTTAAGATAACACATGCGTAGGGAACTCTCACTGGCATAACGGTGCTTACGTTACATGACCTTGCTAAGTTCTTACTGCATACTGGTAGCTTCCACGTTGACATATTATTGAGATGCAGGAATTGGATGAGGATCGACTGTTGATGTTCTTAAGATGTAGGAATGGGAAGAGCCATGGCCTTCATGGCTTCAAATCTCGGTTCCTTGGCCTGAAACTTCTGAATCACGTAGAGCTTCATGTAATCCTCGAACACAAACCTGGGATACACCGCCGCCACGTCGTCCTTCTCGGCTTCCTTCTGCACCAGGGAGGGCGCCGGGAAGACGACGGCGTCGCTGCCCGGGTTGTAGAACGAGGCGATGGACATCCTGTTGCCGTCCGTCTGCGCCACCACCCGGTGCAACACGCTCTTGTACTTGCCATTCGTGATGACCTGCACGGAAGAATCCAGTGTTAATGCTGTTTAAGCGTGTAGTGGCGCAGACCGGGTGGAGATCGCAAACCTCAAGCTGATCCCCGAGGTTGACGACGATGGAGTGGCGCATCGGGGGCACGTCGATCCACTGGCCGTCCTTGAGGAGCTGGAGGCCGCAGACGCGGTCGTCTTGGAAGAGCAGGATGATGCCACCGGCGTCAGTGTGAGCTCGCAGGCCCTTGATGAGCTCCGGGCGAGGGCATGGCGGGTAGCTGCTGACCTTGGTCCCAAAGCTGGGACCTTTGGACCCGCAGAAGGCCTTCTTGAGGTAACCCTTCTCCAGCCCCAGATTCTCGCAGAGCAGATCCAGAAGACGCTCAGCCAGCATCTCCAGCTTTGCTGCGAATTCCTTCATCACCTTCCTGAAAGTGGAAGGCCTCGAGGTCAGAGAGCATGATACAATCGATAGCAGTGTTGCGAGAGCTTTTGAATCAGTACCGGTAGTCGTCGCCCATGTCGACCAACTCGGACATGTTGGAGACGGGGAGATGGCGCAGGAAGAAGGTGCTCTCCCAGTCCACGTCGGTGACCTCGGACTTGGATCCATTCTCCAGCGCCTTGCTCGCGAACTCTTTGAACTTTTGCTCCCTGCATTTCCTGTAGTGCTCCTTGGTCAGCCTCTCCACCTCGTCCATCAGCTCGGGCGAGATGCCATGGTTGAGCAGCTACAGGAGAGAAGCCAATG from Musa acuminata AAA Group cultivar baxijiao chromosome BXJ1-3, Cavendish_Baxijiao_AAA, whole genome shotgun sequence encodes the following:
- the LOC103974167 gene encoding 1-aminocyclopropane-1-carboxylate oxidase 3; translation: MDCSFPVVNMEKLQGGEREKAMELLRDACEKWGFFELLNHGISPELMDEVERLTKEHYRKCREQKFKEFASKALENGSKSEVTDVDWESTFFLRHLPVSNMSELVDMGDDYRKVMKEFAAKLEMLAERLLDLLCENLGLEKGYLKKAFCGSKGPSFGTKVSSYPPCPRPELIKGLRAHTDAGGIILLFQDDRVCGLQLLKDGQWIDVPPMRHSIVVNLGDQLEVITNGKYKSVLHRVVAQTDGNRMSIASFYNPGSDAVVFPAPSLVQKEAEKDDVAAVYPRFVFEDYMKLYVIQKFQAKEPRFEAMKAMALPIPTS